The following coding sequences are from one Eleginops maclovinus isolate JMC-PN-2008 ecotype Puerto Natales chromosome 13, JC_Emac_rtc_rv5, whole genome shotgun sequence window:
- the trib1 gene encoding tribbles homolog 1 — translation MVNRSIRMNLQWSSPAPCIRTGRVAHKRLDSDDQPPAKCARLSTEAGDTQGLLGTSPGSPVSPVSSPVPATHQGPSRIGPFLLLPLADRDSVHSAMNTDTGDELLCKVFDMGVYQEKIRAYGILPAHKNVAGFRDIILGERKAYVFLDKDFGDMHTLVKSWRRLDEDHACRLFRQVALAVAHCHQAGIVLGDLKLRKFVFADEKRTQVRLESLEDCRVLEDPNNDSMSDTHGCPAYVSPEILSGSAPYSGKMADMWSLGVMLYTMLVGRYPFHDPDPATLFSKIRRGQCCLPEGLSPRAKCLLQSLLRKEPWERLTANELLAHPWFHQPPSSQEVAVGEQEVSSAEQMVPSFDVEEEDDLFC, via the exons ATGGTGAATCGGTCTATCAGGATGAACTTGCAGTGGAGCAGCCCGGCACCCTGCATCCGCACCGGGAGAGTCGCGCACAAGCGGCTGGACTCTGATGACCAGCCGCCGGCCAAATGCGCCAGGCTGAGCACCGAGGCGGGGGACACGCAGGGACTCCTCGGCACCTCTCCCGGGTCCCCGGTCAGCCCAGTCTCCAGCCCTGTCCCGGCGACCCACCAGGGGCCGTCCAGGATAGGACCGTTTCTACTTCTACCTCTGGCGGACCGGGATAGCGTGCACAGCGCGATGAACACCGACACTGGCGATGAGCTGCTGTGCAAG GTCTTTGATATGGGGGTGTACCAggaaaagataagagcctacGGGATCCTACCAGCCCACAAGAATGTGGCCGGCTTCAGGGACATCATCCTTGGAGAACGCAAAGCTTACGTGTTCCTCGACAAGGACTTCGGGGACATGCACACCCTGGTGAAGAGCTGGCGCAGGCTGGATGAGGATCACGCCTGTAGGCTCTTTCGTCAGGTGGCTCTGGCTGTGGCACACTGCCACCAGGCAGGCATTGTGCTGGGTGACCTCAAACTGCGAAAGTTTGTCTTTGCTGATGAAAAAAG GACACAAGTGAGACTAGAAAGCCTTGAGGACTGCCGCGTCCTAGAAGACCCAAACAACGACTCCATGTCCGACACCCATGGCTGCCCTGCCTATGTCAGCCCAGAAATCCTCAGCGGCTCTGCACCTTACTCTGGCAAGATGGCTGACATGTGGAGCCTTGGGGTCATGCTGTACACCATGCTAGTTGGCCGCTACCCCTTCCACGACCCCGACCCCGCCACGCTGTTTTCCAAAATCCGCAGAGGCCAGTGCTGTTTGCCAGAGGGCTTGTCGCCCAGGGCCAAGTGTCTGCTCCAGAGCCTGCTGAGGAAAGAACCCTGGGAGAGACTCACGGCGAATGAGCTGCTCGCTCACCCGTGGTTCCACCAGCCGCCATCGTCGCAGGAAGTGGCAGTGGGTGAACAGGAAGTGAGCTCGGCAGAACAGATGGTGCCATCCTTTGACGTAGAAGAGGAGGACGATCTGTTCTGCTGA